Genomic segment of Acidobacteriota bacterium:
CCGAGAACCCGCGGCAGCGGACTGCAAAACCAGTTTCCAGTCTCAGGTCTCAAGTTCGCGACGCGAAACTCGAAACTTTGAGACTGCCTTGCTACCAGGACGACTTGGAAACACCGGGGATCTCTCCCCGCAACGCGAGACCGCGGAAGCACAAGCGGCACATGCCGAACTTGCGCATGTACGCGCGCGGGCGTCCGCAGAGCTTGCAGCGGTTGTGCTGGCGGCTCTTGAACTTGGGTTTCCGAGCGTCCTTGACCATCTTTGCTGTGGTTGCCATGTTTTCCTTCTTTAACCCTTATCCGAAGCCGAACGGAACGGCATGCCGAGGTGCTTGAGCAGCGAGCGTGCCTGGTTGTCGTCCTGCGCCGTGGTGACGATAGTGATGTTCATGCCCTTGAGCTTGTCGACCTTGGCGTAATCGATCTCCGGGAAGACGAGCTGGTCTTTCAGGCCGAGGGTGTAATTGCCACGTCCATCGAACGACTTGGTGCTGACGCCGCGGAAATCGCGGACGCGCGGTAGCGCGGTGTTCACCAGGCGATCGAAGAACTCGTACATGCGGTCGCCGCGCAGCGTGACCATCGCCCCGATGGGCATGTTCTCGCGCACCTTGAAGGCGGCAATGGATTTCTTGGCGCGGGTGATGACCGCCTTCTGTCCGGTGATGGCGTTCAGATCGGCGACCGCGGGGTCGAGCACTTTCGCGTTCTGCGTGGCTTCGCCCACACCCATATTGACCACGATCTTGTGCAGGTGCGGCACGGCCATGGGGTTCGGCACGCCGAACTCCTTCATCAGCGCCGGCGCGATCTCTTTGTCGAATTTTTGCTTCAGTCTTGCCATTGTGTTCTGCTTCTACCTTCTCCCACGGTTTCCGCTCTCCGCTTTTCGGTTTGACGGGTTCGTAGGGTCCTCAGTCTTCTACTTCTCCAAAGTCGTGCCGCACTTCCGGCAGATGCGGACCTTCTTGTCGCCCTGCATCTCATGGCCCACGCGGACGGGGCCGCACTGCGGGCACATCAGCATCACGTTCGAGAGCGAGATAGCCGATTCCTGCTCCGCGATGCCGCCCTTGATCTGGCGCTGCGGGTTGGGACGAACGTGCTTCTTCACCATCCCCACGTGCTCCACCAGGATGCGCTTGTCGTCCGGCGAGACGCGCAGGACACGGCCTTGCTTGCCCTTATCGCGCCCGGAGATGATCTTCACGGTATCGTTGCGGCGGATATCGACCGTCGTCTTCGACATTTACAGGACCTCCGGTGCCAGCGATACGATCTTCAAGAACTTCTTGTCGCGCAACTCGCGGGCGACCGGCCCGAAGACGCGCGTGCCGACCGGCTCGCCCGTCTCATTGATGAGCACGGCGGCGTTCTGGTCGAAGCGGATGTAGGTGCCGTCTTTGCGGCGATGTTCCTTGCGCGCGCGCACCAGGACAGCCTTCACCACGGTCCCCTTCTTGACGGTACCGTCGGGCGAAGCTTCCTTCACCGAAGCGGTGAAGACGTCGCCCAGGTGCGCCGTCAGTCCCACGCCGCCGCCGAGCGGCAGGATGACCTGCAGCTTGCGCGCGCCGGAGTTATCGGCGACCTCGAGCATCGATCTCATCATTACGGCCATAGCGGTCTCTTTCGTCTTGTCTTCTATTTAGCTCGCGCGCTCGCCCTTGGTGGTCTCGTCGATGACCAGGGCGGAGCGCCGGATGATGTTCTTCAAGCGCCAGCGCTTGAGCTTCGAAAGCGGACGCGTCTCTTCGATCTCGACGAAATCACCGAGCCGGGCCACGCCTTCTTCATCGTGCGCGTAGAAACGCTTGGAGCGCGAGATGACGCGCTTGTAAAGCGCGTGCGCGCGCTGCCGGGTGGTCTCGACCACGATGGTCTTCGACATCTTGGTGGAGACGACCTGGCCGATCTTGGTGTTGCGGTTAGAGTCGCCCGAAGTGTGCCGGTTCGACTCGATGGCCGCGGTGCGCTCCGACTTCGCGTGTACTGCCGGCGCGGACTTCGCCGTTGCTTTCGTCGCTTCCGCTTCCGGCTTCCCTGCTGCCTTTTTCGTGGCGGCCATGGGTTACTTCCTTCCCGTGGCGGTCTGTTTCTCCGCCTGCTTCACTGTCTTGGTCTTCGTGCTGGCCTTGGCAGCCGCCGGCTTCTTTGCCGCCTTCGGCGCCACCGCGGCAGCGGCGTGCGCCGCATCAGTGCTGGTGTTGCCATTGCCATTGGCGAGCACGCGCTCGCGCGCGATCGTCTTCATGCGGGCGATGTCTTTGCGCAGCCCGCGGATCTTCTTCAAGCTCTCCGTCTGTCCCATCTTCATCTGGAACTTGAGGCGGAAGAGCTGGTCGTTGAGGTCGCGCTCCTGATGCCGGATCTCGTCTTCCGAGAGGTTGCGGACCTTATCTCCTGTCATTCCCTTAGCCATAGATATCTATCCTTCAGGGTTACTAACTATTGGTGCGAGCCGACTCCGTGCCGCGCGACCATCTTGGTGCGCAGCGGCAGCTTGTGCGAAGCCAGCCGCAATGCTTCGCTGGCTTCCTGGTGAGTGACGCCCTCCATCTCGAACAGGATCTTGCCGGGACGGACGACGGCGACCCAATGATCGGGCGCGCCCTTGCCCTTGCCCATACGAGTCTCAGCCGGCTTCTTGGTGACCGGCTTGTCGGGAAAGAGGCGCAGCCACACCTTGCCGCCACGCTTGATGAAGCGCGTCATGGCGACGCGGCTGGCTTCGATCTGGCGGTCGGTGATCCATCCGGGCTCGAGTACTTTGAGCCCGTAATCGCCGAAGGCCAGCTCGCTGCCACGCCAGGCCTTGCCGCGCATGCGTCCGCGCTGCTGCTTGCGGTACTTAACTTTCTTTGGCATCAACATAACGAGTTCTCAGTCTTCCTGATTCCGTTTAAAACGCGCCCGAACCCGGCACGGCTTGCTGCTGTTGCTGGGCCTGGGCTTTCTTGGTGCCGAGGATCTCGCCTTTGTAGATCCAGCACTTCACGCCGATCACGCCGTAAGTCGTCTTGGCTTCGGAGAAGCCATACTCGATGTCGGCGCGCAAGGTGTGCAGCGGCAGGCGTCCCTGGAGATACCACTCGGAGCGCGCGATCTCGTTGCCATTCAAGCGGCCGGAGACGCGCACCTTGATGCCTTTGCAGCCGAAGCGCAGCGCCGAATCCACCGACTTGCGCATCGCCCGGCGGAAGCCGACGCGCTTTTCGAGTTGCAGCGCGATGTTCTCCGACACCAGCTGGGCGTCAAGCTCGGGCTTGTGCACCTCCTGGATGTCGATGAAGACCTCGCGCGCGGTGCGCTTCTGCAGCTCGAGCTTGAGTTTGTCGATCTCCGCGCCCTTGCGGCCGATGATGATGCCCGGACGC
This window contains:
- the rplN gene encoding 50S ribosomal protein L14, encoding MAVMMRSMLEVADNSGARKLQVILPLGGGVGLTAHLGDVFTASVKEASPDGTVKKGTVVKAVLVRARKEHRRKDGTYIRFDQNAAVLINETGEPVGTRVFGPVARELRDKKFLKIVSLAPEVL
- the rplX gene encoding 50S ribosomal protein L24 gives rise to the protein MSKTTVDIRRNDTVKIISGRDKGKQGRVLRVSPDDKRILVEHVGMVKKHVRPNPQRQIKGGIAEQESAISLSNVMLMCPQCGPVRVGHEMQGDKKVRICRKCGTTLEK
- the rplE gene encoding 50S ribosomal protein L5 — encoded protein: MARLKQKFDKEIAPALMKEFGVPNPMAVPHLHKIVVNMGVGEATQNAKVLDPAVADLNAITGQKAVITRAKKSIAAFKVRENMPIGAMVTLRGDRMYEFFDRLVNTALPRVRDFRGVSTKSFDGRGNYTLGLKDQLVFPEIDYAKVDKLKGMNITIVTTAQDDNQARSLLKHLGMPFRSASDKG
- the rpsQ gene encoding 30S ribosomal protein S17 produces the protein MAATKKAAGKPEAEATKATAKSAPAVHAKSERTAAIESNRHTSGDSNRNTKIGQVVSTKMSKTIVVETTRQRAHALYKRVISRSKRFYAHDEEGVARLGDFVEIEETRPLSKLKRWRLKNIIRRSALVIDETTKGERAS
- the rpmC gene encoding 50S ribosomal protein L29 — encoded protein: MTGDKVRNLSEDEIRHQERDLNDQLFRLKFQMKMGQTESLKKIRGLRKDIARMKTIARERVLANGNGNTSTDAAHAAAAVAPKAAKKPAAAKASTKTKTVKQAEKQTATGRK
- a CDS encoding type Z 30S ribosomal protein S14, yielding MATTAKMVKDARKPKFKSRQHNRCKLCGRPRAYMRKFGMCRLCFRGLALRGEIPGVSKSSW
- the rplP gene encoding 50S ribosomal protein L16 — protein: MLMPKKVKYRKQQRGRMRGKAWRGSELAFGDYGLKVLEPGWITDRQIEASRVAMTRFIKRGGKVWLRLFPDKPVTKKPAETRMGKGKGAPDHWVAVVRPGKILFEMEGVTHQEASEALRLASHKLPLRTKMVARHGVGSHQ
- the rpsC gene encoding 30S ribosomal protein S3, producing MGQKVHPYGFRLGYTKPWKSRWISVRDYDKLLLEDVKLKAELKEKLKSAGVSSIEIERPGNKLRIIIKTARPGIIIGRKGAEIDKLKLELQKRTAREVFIDIQEVHKPELDAQLVSENIALQLEKRVGFRRAMRKSVDSALRFGCKGIKVRVSGRLNGNEIARSEWYLQGRLPLHTLRADIEYGFSEAKTTYGVIGVKCWIYKGEILGTKKAQAQQQQQAVPGSGAF